ATTATGTAAGTGCTGAACATGTTGAGGCCGATTTTTTAGTTCATTATGGAATCTCATGTCAATCATTTATTACGCCGTTTATTCCgtctatatatatatttaataaaaaaaatatagaagataatttttttcataatattaaacaatatttaaaaaacgcaaatgtttttaaacaaaataaaacatCCATAATTTTATGCGATACCTCTTTTGCACATGTTTTACCTGAACTGGTCAGGTGtttttttgataaaatagaaaaatataataataaatgtacaGACCTAAAGAATGAGGAAGAGAAAGAAATTAATGATTCTTTAGGTTtttatagtaataataataaagtaatttataatgtggatgaaaaaatgtatgtaaataaaacattttacCAAAAAGGAGAggataattataatgaatgtaatataacggatttaaaaaatgataataatagaaataatgatgattattatgataacAGTGAAgatgatataatatttacGAATATTATTGTTTGTCTTTATCGAATAgctaataatataaatggGAAAGTGTGCTACGGTTtctttaataattatgttgAATTTGATATTAAAGATAAGATTGAggataaatatttatttatgtgcGGACGTTTGGTTTTTAAagttttttataatatgaaaaaagaaatgattgtttataaaattgttgagaaaaaaaaagaggagagtcaaatatatgaacaaaatggagataatgaattaataaataataagaatatgaatttgtttatattttcttcggataataaaaattttataaatagATGTTTGttagaatataataattgtaataatatatatatatatgataccaaggatatattcataaaagatagaagaaaaataattgataaggttttattaaaaagatattCATTAATAGAAAAATGTAAACAAGTTAATAATGTTGGTATATTGATTTCTAATGTtaatttagaaaaaaataaagaaataagaACATTgattaattatattttaagaaaaaataaaaaaaaatgttttactgttgttacaaataaattaaatactgctaaattagaaaatttttatgatattgaaatatatatattattaacatgTCCTGAAAACAATTTATTAGAGTTAAAAgaattttcaaaaaaaataattaatccgtatgaattttttatagcatataattatatagaaTGGGAGGGAAAATATGTATTCgatttttttgaattattaaatatttcttctataaaaaaagaatatcAAGCTATACATaacaataaatattttttatggaATATTGATAAGGAATTTTTCACTTTAAAAAATCATCATAAGGATAATAAGGATAACAAGGATGAAAATgtaaatgtaataatacAACAAAATAATTCAGTTCTAGACAAATATGATCATTTAATAGATTCTAATTTGTCTATTTCAGTAGAAgatcaaaaaaaatttataacGCGATTTCAAGAAGATTCTCAAATgtgtacatattttttgaatatattaaaagaaaataataaaagagaATACAAAGGTGTtgatataaattataatattgatCACGTCCCACATATAGTTAAAGGATTATATGGAATAGCACAAAAATATGATACCGATATCAAGCACTCAAAAGAACAATGATACAAATTAAGCCTGAagttcttttttaatatataatatataatatataatatttatttaagtGTGCATGTGCGTTATAACCAAAGGccatttttttaaagattCCCCTTTCAaggaataaaaatataaaaaatataaaaatataaaaatataaaaaatataaaaatataaaaatataaaaaatataaaaatataaaaatataaaaaatataaaaatataaaaatataaaaaatataaaaatataaaaatgtatgtacgtatatatatatatatatatatatatatttatatctatttattttttaatttttttttttttttttaaataatatctTGGTCACgttgaaataaatattataatatacatatataaatacatacatatataattatatatatatatatatatatgtatatatttatttatttttttttttgtgaaTTATATAAGTAGGTATTAAACtttgaaatttttttacaaaatatatgatataggagatatttgaaatatatcatttgatctataataaatattttttttatacatattaatgtatttaaaataattgCAAATAactaataaaatatacatacatatatatatatatatatatatatatatatatatatatatatatttatatatttatatatatatattttttttttttttttttttttttttttttttttttttttttaaNNNNNNNNNNNNNNNNNNNNNNNNNNNNNNNNNNNNNNNNNNNNNNNNNNNNNNNNNNNNNNNNNNNNNNNNNNNNNNNNNNNNNNNNNNNNNNNNNNNNNNNNNNNNNNNNNNNNNNNNNNNNNNNNNNNNNNNNNNNNNNNNNNNNNNNNNNNNNNNNNNNNNNNNNNNNNNNNNNNNNNNNNNNNNNNNNNNNNNNNNNNNNNNNNNNNNNNNNNNNNNNNNNNNNNNNNNNNNNNNNNNNNNNNNNNNNNNNNNNNNNNNNNNNNNNNNNNNNNNNNNNNNNNNNNNNNNNNNNNNNNNNNNNNNNNNNNNNNNNNNNNNNNNNNNNNNNNNNNNNNNNNNNNNNNNNNNNNNNNNNNNNNNNNNNNNNNNNNNNNNNNNNNNNNNNNNNNNNNNNcatatgtatatatttatgtgtacttaaatttttttttttttttttttttatttgaaatatgaaagatattgctcttttctttttaccGTTAGGGATAATATTATCCTTCTTATTACTAAGTGGTGTTGCCATGTTTCAACGTTTGGCTATATTTCTTCAAAAGAAGAGTATAAATTTTCAATTATCATctcataaaataaatatctCAATATCATCCATTATATCTTTCTATGCCTTATTAAGATTATTATGTACCATAAttgaattaaataatatttatgatgagaaagaaaattatgaaaatataactTCTCTTAACTACAATAGAtcttatttaaaaaaaataagacTTCAAAGAAATTTCTGGATATTACTCTTATGTTCTATAACATGGATATTTTACATAAGATTTACTTATCtacttatatattatcGTGAGAAGGTAAAAGAAAGCGATGAACAATATGAACAAGTTTTAGAAACTAGAAGagaagaaaatgaagatcatacgaaaaaaaatgatgacATACAAGAAATAAGTAAACAAATGAAACAAGATCACGATGATGTAAcatttttgaaaaattataatgacACGTCAACAAATAATGATGGGACTCCCCGAAGTGCGGCATCAGAAGAGTGTGTTCATTTTAAAGAAAAGTCATATCTTCTGGATAAGGACCTTACAAAGTCTTGCATAAGACAGAGGAAATAATGTTGCACAGTGgaagaattaaaaataaataaataaataaataaataaatatatatatatatatatatatatatatatatatttatatttatatttttatatttttatatggtTAAAAATCCAAATGAATAATTCcataaaatgaaaaaattaaaaaattatacttttttttaaattaatatatattattataacataataaaaaaaaaaaataaataataaaataactaaataaacataaacataaatatatataaataggcacatatatatatatatatatatatatatttttttttttttttttttttttttttttttttttttttatatatatatatgaccACCCCTTTTTCGTATTATCTTCTTTTATGATCATGGGTGATGTCCCAACTTTGTATACTGGAGTCTATATTTTTGCAACAATTTATCCTTGATGTGGTCGTGTTCTTGTACATCGTCCATAGTAAGGTCATTAACATGaagattattattattgtgtAAATTTTTGGTTTTGTCCATAAGATGagataatttttcattttcttgTATTTCAATTAATTCATTgataattcttttttcttcttctatTAACCATAATggtttaatatatttcacTATACAACCTTTCgatttcattttttctaGGAAGTGTATCATATCAAGGTTAGGTCTAGCTGTTTTTGGTAATATATCGAATTTGTATGGTTTAATATGTGCTCTTAAATTAACTCTTtccatataaataatagtaaCTGATCCACCAACTTTTTTGATAACGTCTATAGATGATTGGTCAGCATGAGAGACTTCAATATCTATTTTATATGGAAAAGGAtaatcattaatattaaatagtTTGACTCCATTTTTTACTTTAACACATTTTGAATCATTTAAATGTCTTTGTGTTATAGGAAAACGTGTATCTAATCTACCTTTTTCAATAAAATATCTTAGTTTTGATAAATTTAAACaatcataattttttttttgtctaCTTAACCAGGCTTCTGGCCATTTTGGTAATCTTCTATATAAAGGAGTACGACCACTTTCAAAAGTACGACTATTAGGTCTTCCGGATTTTCTATGTTTATGTTTATCTCTTATTCCTTTACCTGAACATTTATCACCTCTtcctcttttttttttcttctgACGATTTAAACCTAAAGAACGTAAATTACGAGCTTCTATAGGGAAAAAACTTTTCTTACTATATGCGAAACGTCTATTAAAAGGATGACActcaaaatttttttcagaACCATCATGAAATATTTCTCTAAAATGTTTAGCAACTTGTACTTCGTTTtctttatttctttttaccTCATTACTAAAATAGTTTATTGAAATAAAgtttccttttttattatgatttatataacaattacttttaaaaaaaaaaaaaaaaaaatctgAACATAGACCGCTTCTCaataaatttctttttaacaaattaccattttttatcatattaaaagaagaaaaaaaaaaattaatacatatatatatatatataatatatattataattttttttaaatgtgTGTATAATATGGCAGcctataaatatatatacatttttatatatatgaagcAAAGGCCACCTCaacacataaatatatatatatatatatatacaaaacaaaaaaaaaaaaaaaaaaaaaaatttaagtacacataaatatatacatatgatatatatttatttatttatatatgtaaaataaaatatgttagTTATTCATTCTTTTATctttttgatatatatatatatatatatatatatttatatttatttttttttttttttgggtGAAGAATAATTGAAATTTTGTATTCGTAAAATATTAAGTATTTTGTGcttacaaaaaaaaaaaaaaaaaaaaaaaaaatatatatataatatatatatatatatatataaaataaagaatacataaaaatgtattttatatatcatatttatcttataattattttattttatttttgtgaTAAAATTACATGTTGTTATTTGTACCTTCTTTTTttcacaaaaaaatattacatatatataaaatatatatatatatatatatatatatatatattatatgtataatatatttaattataatatatttaacatGCACtgtattttaaaatatattatatattttttttcaatacatatatatatatatataataataataatataattaatatgtaatataaatatattatatatatataatttaaataaatattttattatatatgtttaaaatGATTAAGTATTcaataattaaaatatttataaaaatattttatatatttacttatatatataataataataatattatattactacaataattatatttatatatatatatatatatatattttattttttttttaaaagaattatatgaatttttattttttattgcagtatttttaaaatataataaaaaagaagatatatatataatatatatatatatatatatatatatatatatatttatgttgtataatataatttatatgttataattttttttttttattttcaattTGATGTTTAGTAGTAAAAGTTCGTTCATAAACTTTTCTTTGAATTGTAGcaactttttttttttagtactataataaagatagagattattatataataataatatatatatgtataatatatatatatattatataatttattttatggggtataaaaattaaggatataaaaaaaaaaaaaaaacaaaggacatataaatgtatatatgtattattgTTCATTTGTATTTTGCCATATGcgaataataataaaataaaggGGACacgtatatataaaaacatatctaatatatatatatatatttatatataataaaaagatgAGCAACTTTGAAATTGATAATAACTGCACtctttatatatgtacGGATAATTGTGAGGTACCAACGAATAATGAAATTCAGAAAAAGTTAGAGAGTCAAAATGTGGATAAGAAAATTGAAGGAATGGAGAATTTgatatttaatataatcCAAGGAGTGTCatatgaaaatttattaatgtGTGTTATTAGATATATAGTTCCTCATAAAGATCATAGATTAAAAAAGATGTgtcatatattttttgaaattGTTGATAAATGTAATTCAGATGGTAGtttaaaagaagaaatgaTACTAGTATGTAACGCCTTAAgaaatgatataatatctCCGAATGAATATGTTAGAGGTTCTACTTTAAGGTTATtaagtaaaataaaatatttaaaaattttagaTCCATTAATAGAAActattacaaaaaatttaaaCCATAGACATAGTTATGTTAGAAAAAATGCTATAACATGTATACATACAATTATAAAACATCATGGAGTGGATATTATTCCAAACGCGGTTAAAGAGgttgaaaaaatattgttcTTAGAAGGTGATATATCCACAAAGCGTAGTGCATTGGCCATGTTAACAGATATCGATCCTTTAACAACACTAAAATATATCCTGTCATTAAATGACCAGTTATATGATACAGCAGATGTTATCTTATTAGAAGTTATTCATTTGTTTAAAAAGTTGTATATTCCTCATGTTTTTGATGACTCctatttattaataaatgatGACGATAAAGACGACGACGACGATAACGACGATAACGACGATAACGACGACAACGACGACAACGACGGAAACGACGAGGAGGATGATCACgatgattataatatgaatttaaatttaaagGAGGAGGAGAAGTACAAGTACAAGAACAAGAACAAGTACAActataataatcatatatatgatgagaataagaataataaagaaaataacgttttagataataaaaggataaataatatacctAATATTACATCGAATGAAAGGTATTCACAAAGTAcaaatcatatatatacacagaataataaaataggtgatacatataaatatatttcacataaaaataataatataatacatcataagaatgaatataaagaattaggagaagaattaaatttattaagtgaagatataaattttaaaaagcaaaaattaaaggaaaataattataatcaatataaaaatcatgtaattaaaatattgttAAATATGCTTAGTAAAAATGTAAGTTATAGTGTATTGTATGAAGGTGCATGTTGTTTATTGTATATGAGTACATCCGCTTTAAGTATAAAAACAGCTTGTGaatgttttattaaattattaataaatcaacatgataataatattaaattaattgTTATCGATAAgttgtattatattatgtgtaAATGGAAAAACATATTGGAAAATTATGCAATGGATTTATTGAGAGCTTTAAATTTTCCTTCACGAGACATAAAAGTTAAGATATTAAATTTGGTATTGCATGTGTTGACAAAGAGAAATGTACATCTGGTATTAAACgtattaaaaaaggaattattaaaattgaATGATCAAGTGGTATATACCAAACATATTACTacaacaaataataataatacaaacaTGAATATGAGCAACAATAATGGATCTAcgaataataatgatagtaataataataataataataatagcaataataataatagcaataataatagcaataataacaattttaATAATCACAACAATTTTGGTAAGAACAATTTGTCAACAAACTATCAAGAAGTTACAAgctataaaaaaattcttaTAAAATCACTTCAACATATTTGTAATTTATATTCTAGTGATTGTTTACATATTGTAGACCTTCTTcttatatatgtaaatcATAATGAACaagaaataaattatgaaGCTGCTGTTTGTATACGTAAGCTAGtcaaaaataataacttTCAAAATAACATACTTGAAAAAATGATAGATTCCATATTCGATATTAAAAAAGCTACAATCCtaagaatttttttttgggtTATAGGACAGTATATGTTTAACGAacatatgatgataaattttctgaataatttatatgataatttatctcctctattaaataatagtttagaaaatgatatgataaataaaatacaaaatgaaagatttaaaaaaaatggaaatattaattttaatttatcaaATTCAAATATACAAACCAAAACAGTCATATTAGAAGATGGCACATATGCTACTGAAGCCTTTTTAAAGaatcaaaatatatgtaataaaaataatgataaaaataaggaaaatacatttgtatataatattttatatgaaaatgatgatatacTTTTATCTGTTATTTGTGTATGtttaacaaaattatatttaaaattattatcaaagatgaataattcttttgattttattttaaatcaaaatgaaattatttgttcaaaagaagaaaaagaaatgaaagATTCCTTAATAAAACATGAAAATTTTCTTAATCATCTTAcgaataataatacattagATATGGAAGAGCCTCTTATATCAAAGGAGCCAAATAGGATCCCAACTAATTcaaagaacaaaataacAGAACATGATATTAATGAGTATAgaaataaatgtatttatattttggctagtattattaaatatataggAGAAAAAAATTCGAAACCTGAtactaataatatatatgaatatgatAGTAACgttataagaataaatcAATGCttgaaaatttttttctattttacagctaacaaaaaagaattagATGAACAAAGTAAAAAgttgataaaaatatttatagatggagattattattataacaaatTTTTAGAAAAGGAGGAAGAGAAGTATTGTAGTATATATGGTTCgaattataaatatatgaaaagaaCTAACATGTAcacaaataatattaatggTGATAACAACATAAATGGTGATAACAACATAAATGGTGATAACAACATAAATGATGGTAACAACACAAATGATGATAACAACATAAATGATGGTAACAACAAATTCGAGAAGAGAACATATTCAAggaataatttatttttaaatgatcaaggagaaaaggaaaatgtagatgatgatatatatttcagagtattaaaagaaaagaaaaatatattaaatatgttaGATGAAGAAACATCATCTGTATGTATAAATGAGAACttagaaaaattaaaattaaaatatacattaaataatgatatgctgtttgaagaaaatgaatttCAATATCCATccataaaatataattattcttCCTTATTTCTAGCCAAGTTATATAATTCACAAATTTTAACGGGTACAGATgatgatatttttatagaaGCATTACCAATAATATCAAATgttaatttaataattgaaatttatgtatataatcaatccaatgtatatttacaaaatatctatattaatttatcaACACATGGAAATTTAAAACCTATTGATAAAATACCGgaatttaatttatctcctaatgaaaaaaaaaaatttaaaataagtGTAAAAGTACATACCACAGAAGCCGGAATTATATTCGGATATGTGTTTtatgaaagaaaaaatgacaatcataaaaattatattgttttaaatgaattacatataaatatgacTGATTATATAAACGCCTCTTTTATATCTTCTCATTTGTTTCGTATTATGTGGTCTGAGTTTGAATgggaaaataaaattaatatcCATACATCCATAAGGTAGtaactaaaaaaaaaaaaaaaaataaaaaaaaataaaaaaaaaatatatatatatatatgtatgtatgtattatctctgttcatattaaacaaactgtttattttattattattttttattttgttttattttgttttgttttataGGGATGCCTTTGAATTACTCAAActaattataaaaaataccAATATGACCATTGTAGAGAGATTTATGCCTCTTGAATATTACGACatggaaataaaaaacaacGTAAACCAAGTAAACATAAGCCCCATAGATATATACATTTCTTACATTTCGACCTTGGAAGATTTAAAATGCTTAGTTAATAATTCGGCATTCTTCTCGGTTAATTTGTTTTCAAGAAGTATATTTGGAGAAGATTCGCTAGCTAACTTGTCTGTTCAGAAAAGTGCCGACGGAAAATTGTCTGGTAGCATAAGAGTTCGTAGCAGAACACAAGTAAGaggaaataaaataaaacaaacCAAATGgtcacatatatatatatatatatatatatatatatttatatatttatttatatatttatttatttatatatttatttttatttatttattttatagGGTATTGCTCTTAGTTTAGGAGATAAATTAACACTCCTTCAAACGGGAATAAATGCAGACTTGTAATATAtagtatttttttttttttttttttttttatgattattattattttatacatataacgataataaatgtattattttattttttcaagtNNNNNNNNNNNNNNNNNNNNNNNNNNNNNNNNNNNNNNNNNNNNNNNNNNNNNNNNNNNNNNNNNNNNNNNNNNNNNNNNNNNNNNNNNNNNNNNNNNNNNNNNNNNNNNNNNNNNNNNNNNNNNNNNNNNNNNNNNNNNNNNNNNNNNNNNNNNNNNNNNNNNNNNNNNNNNNNNNNNNNNNNNNNNNNNNNNNNNNNNNNNNNNNNNNNNNNNNNNNNNNNNNNNNNNNNNNNNNNNNNNNNNNNNNNNNNNNNNNNNNNNNNNNNNNNNNNNNNNNNNNNNNNNNNNNNNNNNNNNNNNNNNNNNNNNNNNNNNNNNNNNNNNNNNNNNNNNNNNNNNNNNNNNNNNNNNNNNNNNNNNNNNNNNNNNNNNNNNNNNNNNNNNNNNNNNNNNNNNNNtttttttttttttttttttttttttttttttttttttttttttttttttttttttttttttttttttttaatatattttttaaaaatatttttttataaaaaaaaaaaaaaaaaaaaactgtctcattaatatatatatatatatatatatatatatatatatatatatatatatatttatatatatatatgaaaatataaaaattataataattccATGAACCATTTTTATgtaacataaaaattaaatgtttatataaatatggaGAGGGAACATAATCAACATAATcgaatgaaaaaaatttaatattataaatataataatattgtttaattattataatatatatatatatcataataattataataaaataaattatcgtttcattttatttttttgtatattcataaaaatacGCTTGAAATAGTataatttacaaaatatttttatatattattatatatattttaaaatatacattcgaagacataaaaatattgtataatatattatataaatgtttaagttatttatttatatataatatatataataataccacataaaaaaaagaaaaatatacatgataatatattttacatatatattatatatatatatatatatatatatatatatatatatgtagtgcattttatatataatatttttaaacatCTTATTCcattcatataatttatatattcctaTACAAAAcatgaattattatataatactaAAATTGacatatcatttttatatcatctcttttatttttctttttcttttttttttttttttttNNNNNNNNNNNNNNNNNNNNNNNNNNNNNNNNNNNNNNNNNNNNNNNNNNNNNNNNNNNNNNNNNNNNNNNNNNNNNNNNNNNNNNNNNNNNNNNNNNNNNNNNNNNNNNNNNNNNNNNNNNNNNNNNNNNNNNNNNNNNNNNNNNNNNNNNNNNNNNNNNNNNNNNNNNNNNNNNNNNNNNNNNNNNNNNNNNNNNNNNNNNNNNNNNNNNNNNNNNNNNNNNNNNNNNNNNNNNNNNNNNNNNNNNNNNNNNNNNNNNNNNNNNNNNNNNNNNNNNNNNNNNNNNNNNNNNNNNNNNNNNNNNNNNNNNNNNNNNNNNNNNNNNNNNNNNNNNNNNNNNNNNNNNNNNNNTTTGTAAGATATGcttaaatttttaaatgttaAGAGTCCAGTGGTAAGCTCAGATGTGGATGAAATAACAGATGATAGCGATAGAGGAGATGTAAGTTATACTTTAGAAGAATTAAGAATGAAAATGGAGATAACTCAGAAAAAACATTTTGGTTATAAGAATTTAAAAGATTTTCAAGTAGAAGCTGTTCATGCTACTTTTCATAAGAAAGATAGTTTTATTGTTATGGCAACGGGTATGGGTAAATCACTTTGTTATCAAATCCCATCACTTATGGATGTATCTAGAAAGAAATTTACTATTGTTATATCTCCTTTAATATCTTTAATGAAGGATCAAGTTGATAACTTGAatagaaaaagaatatCATCTGTTTTTTTAGGTAGTGGACagaaaatgaataataataaaatattaaacGAAATTAAACatggtatatataaaattgttTATTGTAGTCCTGAATATgcattaaataataaagatttatttattttattaaagaaTCGTATTTTACTTATTGCTATCGACGAAGTTCATTGTATGTCGGAGTGGGGACATGATTTTCGTCCTTCTT
This is a stretch of genomic DNA from Plasmodium reichenowi strain SY57 chromosome 14, whole genome shotgun sequence. It encodes these proteins:
- a CDS encoding coatamer beta subunit, putative gives rise to the protein MSNFEIDNNCTLYICTDNCEVPTNNEIQKKLESQNVDKKIEGMENLIFNIIQGVSYENLLMCVIRYIVPHKDHRLKKMCHIFFEIVDKCNSDGSLKEEMILVCNALRNDIISPNEYVRGSTLRLLSKIKYLKILDPLIETITKNLNHRHSYVRKNAITCIHTIIKHHGVDIIPNAVKEVEKILFLEGDISTKRSALAMLTDIDPLTTLKYILSLNDQLYDTADVILLEVIHLFKKLYIPHVFDDSYLLINDDDKDDDDDNDDNDDNDDNDDNDGNDEEDDHDDYNMNLNLKEEEKYKYKNKNKYNYNNHIYDENKNNKENNVLDNKRINNIPNITSNERYSQSTNHIYTQNNKIGDTYKYISHKNNNIIHHKNEYKELGEELNLLSEDINFKKQKLKENNYNQYKNHVIKILLNMLSKNVSYSVLYEGACCLLYMSTSALSIKTACECFIKLLINQHDNNIKLIVIDKLYYIMCKWKNILENYAMDLLRALNFPSRDIKVKILNLVLHVLTKRNVHLVLNVLKKELLKLNDQVVYTKHITTTNNNNTNMNMSNNNGSTNNNDSNNNNNNNSNNNNSNNNSNNNNFNNHNNFGKNNLSTNYQEVTSYKKILIKSLQHICNLYSSDCLHIVDLLLIYVNHNEQEINYEAAVCIRKLVKNNNFQNNILEKMIDSIFDIKKATILRIFFWVIGQYMFNEHMMINFLNNLYDNLSPLLNNSLENDMINKIQNERFKKNGNINFNLSNSNIQTKTVILEDGTYATEAFLKNQNICNKNNDKNKENTFVYNILYENDDILLSVICVCLTKLYLKLLSKMNNSFDFILNQNEIICSKEEKEMKDSLIKHENFLNHLTNNNTLDMEEPLISKEPNRIPTNSKNKITEHDINEYRNKCIYILASIIKYIGEKNSKPDTNNIYEYDSNVIRINQCLKIFFYFTANKKELDEQSKKLIKIFIDGDYYYNKFLEKEEEKYCSIYGSNYKYMKRTNMYTNNINGDNNINGDNNINGDNNINDGNNTNDDNNINDGNNKFEKRTYSRNNLFLNDQGEKENVDDDIYFRVLKEKKNILNMLDEETSSVCINENLEKLKLKYTLNNDMLFEENEFQYPSIKYNYSSLFLAKLYNSQILTGTDDDIFIEALPIISNVNLIIEIYVYNQSNVYLQNIYINLSTHGNLKPIDKIPEFNLSPNEKKKFKISVKVHTTEAGIIFGYVFYERKNDNHKNYIVLNELHINMTDYINASFISSHLFRIMWSEFEWENKINIHTSIRDAFELLKLIIKNTNMTIVERFMPLEYYDMEIKNNVNQVNISPIDIYISYISTLEDLKCLVNNSAFFSVNLFSRSIFGEDSLANLSVQKSADGKLSGSIRVRSRTQGIALSLGDKLTLLQTGINADL
- a CDS encoding hypothetical protein (conserved Plasmodium protein, unknown function) gives rise to the protein MKDIALFFLPLGIILSFLLLSGVAMFQRLAIFLQKKSINFQLSSHKINISISSIISFYALLRLLCTIIELNNIYDEKENYENITSLNYNRSYLKKIRLQRNFWILLLCSITWIFYIRFTYLLIYYREKVKESDEQYEQVLETRREENEDHTKKNDDIQEISKQMKQDHDDVTFLKNYNDTSTNNDGTPRSAASEECVHFKEKSYLLDKDLTKSCIRQRK
- a CDS encoding diphthamide synthesis protein, putative, translated to MNDIVERYELKLLINIILNNNYKNVAIQLPDCMLKDSLCITNLLKNEFQKYNKEIIFNESIKNNSNRENKNNGSINRNDSECSPYCCKEKKNEEHLHTNEEKKNNWKDNKIDDDKGNIKSSVYVDIVGNNNNNNNHNNNHNNNHNINHNNNHNNNNNTDKHVNLYILGDTTLNECCEDYVSAEHVEADFLVHYGISCQSFITPFIPSIYIFNKKNIEDNFFHNIKQYLKNANVFKQNKTSIILCDTSFAHVLPELVRCFFDKIEKYNNKCTDLKNEEEKEINDSLGFYSNNNKVIYNVDEKMYVNKTFYQKGEDNYNECNITDLKNDNNRNNDDYYDNSEDDIIFTNIIVCLYRIANNINGKVCYGFFNNYVEFDIKDKIEDKYLFMCGRLVFKVFYNMKKEMIVYKIVEKKKEESQIYEQNGDNELINNKNMNLFIFSSDNKNFINRCLLEYNNCNNIYIYDTKDIFIKDRRKIIDKVLLKRYSLIEKCKQVNNVGILISNVNLEKNKEIRTLINYILRKNKKKCFTVVTNKLNTAKLENFYDIEIYILLTCPENNLLELKEFSKKIINPYEFFIAYNYIEWEGKYVFDFFELLNISSIKKEYQAIHNNKYFLWNIDKEFFTLKNHHKDNKDNKDENVNVIIQQNNSVLDKYDHLIDSNLSISVEDQKKFITRFQEDSQMCTYFLNILKENNKREYKGVDINYNIDHVPHIVKGLYGIAQKYDTDIKHSKEQ
- a CDS encoding mitochondrial ribosomal protein L15 precursor, putative; this encodes MIKNGNLLKRNLLRSGLCSDFFFFFFKSNCYINHNKKGNFISINYFSNEVKRNKENEVQVAKHFREIFHDGSEKNFECHPFNRRFAYSKKSFFPIEARNLRSLGLNRQKKKKRGRGDKCSGKGIRDKHKHRKSGRPNSRTFESGRTPLYRRLPKWPEAWLSRQKKNYDCLNLSKLRYFIEKGRLDTRFPITQRHLNDSKCVKVKNGVKLFNINDYPFPYKIDIEVSHADQSSIDVIKKVGGSVTIIYMERVNLRAHIKPYKFDILPKTARPNLDMIHFLEKMKSKGCIVKYIKPLWLIEEEKRIINELIEIQENEKLSHLMDKTKNLHNNNNLHVNDLTMDDVQEHDHIKDKLLQKYRLQYTKLGHHP